A single region of the Ctenopharyngodon idella isolate HZGC_01 chromosome 21, HZGC01, whole genome shotgun sequence genome encodes:
- the pou4f4 gene encoding brain-specific homeobox/POU domain protein 3-like, whose product MMSMNSKQPFSMHPILHEPKYTPLHSSSEAIRRACLPTPSLQGNIFAGFDETLLQRAEALAAVDIVAQKGHPFKPDATYHTMTTMTSMTCTPTSSTGHLHHPSVLTSHHHHPHHQPTQGLEGDLLDHLTPGISIGGMPGSDVCSTASHPHSHMSAINHMQHHHPQSMNMHHHSLGSHASLGGGGDSEPDPRELESFAERFKQRRIKLGVTQADVGSALANLKIPGVGCLSQSTICRFESLTLSHNNMVALKPILEAWLEEAERAQREKMAKPEIFNGGDKKRKRTSIAAPEKRSLEAYFAVQPRPSSEKIAAIAEKLDLKKNVVRVWFCNQRQKQKRMKFSATH is encoded by the exons ATGATGTCCATGAATAGCAAACAGCCGTTTAGTATGCATCCGATTTTACACGAGCCTAAATACACACCTCTACATTCCAGCTCTGAAGCTATCCGGCGAGCATGTTTGCCCACGCCCTCG CTGCAAGGTAACATCTTTGCCGGCTTTGATGAGACTCTGCTCCAGAGAGCTGAGGCACTAGCGGCGGTGGACATCGTCGCTCAAAAGGGTCATCCGTTCAAGCCAGATGCCACCTACCACACCATGACCACCATGACGAGCATGACCTGCACGCCCACGTCCTCTACTGGGCACCTTCATCACCCGTCTGTGCTGACCTCTCACCACCATCATCCCCACCACCAGCCGACGCAGGGCCTGGAGGGCGATCTGCTCGACCACCTCACCCCCGGCATCTCTATCGGAGGCATGCCGGGCTCCGACGTTTGCTCCACCGCTTCCCACCCGCATTCACACATGTCAGCAATTAACCACATGCAGCATCACCACCCACAAAGTATGAACATGCACCACCACAGCCTGGGCTCGCACGCCTCTCTGGGCGGCGGTGGAGACTCCGAGCCTGATCCCCGGGAGCTGGAGTCTTTCGCCGAGCGCTTCAAGCAGAGGCGGATCAAACTCGGGGTCACGCAGGCCGACGTGGGTTCGGCGCTAGCCAATCTTAAAATCCCCGGGGTCGGCTGCCTGAGCCAGAGTACTATCTGTCGTTTCGAGTCTCTCACTTTGTCCCACAATAACATGGTCGCCCTCAAGCCTATCCTGGAAGCGTGGTTAGAGGAGGCAGAACGGGCTCAGAGAGAGAAAATGGCCAAACCGGAAATTTTTAACGGCGGGGACAAAAAGAGAAAACGCACTTCGATCGCTGCTCCAGAGAAGCGGTCGCTGGAGGCTTACTTTGCCGTCCAGCCAAGACCCTCGTCGGAGAAAATCGCTGCCATTGCCGAGAAACTGGACCTGAAAAAAAACGTGGTCCGCGTGTGGTTTTGTAATCAAAGGCAAAAGCAGAAACGGATGAAGTTTTCGGCTACGCACTAG